Sequence from the Acidobacteriota bacterium genome:
CGTCGCGCGCGCCACGGGTGTGACGGCGTAAGGAGGCAGGAATGGCCAAGGAGAAGTTCGAGCGGACGAAGCCGCACGTCAACATCGGGACGATAGGTCACGTGGACCATGGGAAGACGACGTTGACGGCGGCGATGACGAAGACGTTGGCAGCGAAGGGGCTAGCGGACTACACGCCGTT
This genomic interval carries:
- the tuf gene encoding elongation factor Tu (EF-Tu; promotes GTP-dependent binding of aminoacyl-tRNA to the A-site of ribosomes during protein biosynthesis; when the tRNA anticodon matches the mRNA codon, GTP hydrolysis results; the inactive EF-Tu-GDP leaves the ribosome and release of GDP is promoted by elongation factor Ts; many prokaryotes have two copies of the gene encoding EF-Tu), translated to MAKEKFERTKPHVNIGTIGHVDHGKTTLTAAMTKTLAAKGLADYTP